A part of Neodiprion pinetum isolate iyNeoPine1 chromosome 4, iyNeoPine1.2, whole genome shotgun sequence genomic DNA contains:
- the LOC124216204 gene encoding uncharacterized PPE family protein PPE54-like: MRVFLLCLLAVGAIAKEADKNHSRRGAYLDASSSSAADVISSNAYPINNGYSSGVIGNGYGNGVYSNGVYGNGVYGNGVYSNGVIGNGVINNGYGSGIISNGYSNGIIGNGYSGGFVNSGYGAYNGGSANTIVGARQVSSSSEPITGTVINRVVEVGVRVPHPVEVTRTVPVRVPQLVPVEYRRPVPVPVAQPVPVQVTRPYPVPVDRPVPVLVPQAVRVPYPIPVPVAVRQTYGVPVSVEANSAINSGVVSYAAPVANFNSGIGSYVGQNSFGFGSAGSISGISSDSYRSSVYPGVQSSYVAGNSGSDGYTYNVPSKKW; encoded by the exons ATGCGCGTTTTTCTC CTCTGCCTCTTGGCCGTCGGCGCCATCGCCAAGGAAGCCGATAAAAACCATTCCAGACGTGGCGCCTACCTCGACGCCTCCAGCAGCTCGGCCGCGGACGTCATCTCCAGCAACGCTTACCCCATCAACAACGGTTACAGCAGCGGAGTCATCGGCAACGGATACGGCAACGGAGTCTACAGCAACGGAGTCTACGGCAACGGAGTCTACGGCAACGGAGTCTACAGTAACGGAGTCATCGGCAACGGAGTCATCAACAACGGCTACGGCAGTGGAATCATCAGCAACGGTTACAGCAACGGAATCATCGGCAACGGCTACAGCGGCGGATTCGTCAACAGCGGCTACGGTGCCTACAACGGTGGATCGGCCAACACCATCGTCGGAGCCCGTCAAGTGTCGAGCAGCTCTGAACCGATAACCGGAACGGTGATAAACCGAGTGGTCGAGGTCGGAGTGCGAGTTCCACACCCGGTCGAAGTCACCCGGACGGTACCGGTCCGCGTCCCGCAATTGGTTCCAGTGGAGTACAGACGTCCCGTTCCAGTCCCCGTCGCCCAGCCGGTTCCCGTTCAGGTTACCAGGCCCTACCCCGTGCCCGTCGACAGGCCTGTTCCCGTCCTGGTCCCGCAAGCGGTCCGCGTCCCGTACCCGATCCCGGTCCCAGTCGCAGTTCGCCAGACCTACGGAGTCCCGGTTTCCGTCGAGGCAAATTCCGCGATTAACTCCGGTGTCGTCAGCTACGCCGCACCCGTCGCCAACTTCAACTCTGGAATCGGATCTTACGTGGGCCAGAACTCGTTCGGATTCGGTTCCGCGGGCTCGATTTCCGGAATATCCAGCGACAGCTACAGGAGCTCGGTATACCCCGGAGTCCAGAGTTCGTACGTTGCTGGTAATTCCGGCAGCGATGGATACACGTACAACGTACCGAGCAAGAAGTGGTAG